A part of Candidatus Zixiibacteriota bacterium genomic DNA contains:
- a CDS encoding sodium:solute symporter family protein produces the protein MHIVDYTIIVLYLIVLLYIGVLRRRKDKSASDLIVGGRMLTLPAFVASLVSTWYGGILGVGEYSFRHGVSNWLVFGVPYYLAALMFALFLARKARQSELLTIPDRLAQTYDTKTAIAGSVVIYLMTVPAAYILMLGVLGEFLFGWPFWVGVLLGTLFSIIYVFIGGFRAVVRTDLLQFGLMFVGFAVLVITVVSTYGGLSFLQANVPANHFTWHGGNSGWYIAIWYVIALATLIEPAFYQRCYAARNANTARTGIFISIGCWMVFDFMTTSCGLYARALLPDLSDPLGSYPALAMMVLPVGLLGLFALSLLATVMSTVDSYSFIAASTFGNDIVGRLRKMSEEGIIRWTRLGLVFSAMLAVGVALFFRSVVDIWHTFGSIGTPALLVPVFSSFVGSRRLPAMWAFISILTSGSLSAVWLAAKYFREDGSYWFGVEPIFPGLILSIVLFLTLAKDRSMP, from the coding sequence ATGCACATTGTTGACTACACAATAATCGTCCTTTACCTGATTGTTCTGCTGTACATCGGAGTGCTCAGGCGACGAAAGGACAAATCTGCCAGCGATCTGATCGTCGGTGGGCGGATGCTCACTCTGCCCGCTTTTGTTGCCAGCCTCGTATCAACCTGGTATGGTGGTATACTCGGTGTTGGCGAATACTCGTTCAGACACGGTGTGTCTAATTGGCTCGTATTTGGAGTACCCTATTACCTTGCGGCGTTAATGTTTGCGCTGTTCCTGGCGCGGAAAGCACGGCAATCGGAGCTGCTCACAATCCCCGACCGTCTCGCACAGACCTATGATACCAAGACAGCCATCGCCGGATCGGTCGTTATCTATCTGATGACCGTGCCGGCGGCGTACATTCTGATGCTTGGCGTGCTCGGGGAGTTTCTCTTCGGTTGGCCGTTCTGGGTGGGGGTGTTATTGGGAACGCTGTTCTCGATAATCTATGTGTTCATTGGTGGTTTTCGCGCTGTTGTGAGAACAGACCTGTTGCAGTTCGGTCTGATGTTTGTCGGGTTTGCGGTTCTTGTGATTACCGTGGTCTCGACCTACGGTGGACTCTCTTTTCTTCAGGCCAATGTGCCAGCCAATCACTTCACCTGGCATGGCGGTAACTCCGGCTGGTATATCGCAATCTGGTATGTGATCGCGCTGGCGACGCTTATTGAACCGGCGTTCTATCAACGATGCTATGCCGCTCGCAACGCTAATACCGCCCGGACGGGCATTTTCATTTCTATTGGTTGTTGGATGGTGTTTGATTTCATGACCACATCCTGCGGTTTGTATGCTCGTGCATTGTTGCCGGATTTGTCTGATCCGTTGGGATCATACCCGGCGCTGGCCATGATGGTTTTACCGGTCGGATTGTTGGGTCTGTTTGCGTTGTCATTACTGGCAACGGTGATGTCCACAGTTGATTCGTATTCGTTCATTGCCGCTTCGACATTTGGCAATGACATAGTAGGACGACTTCGGAAAATGTCGGAGGAAGGAATTATCCGATGGACCCGGCTTGGTTTGGTTTTTTCGGCGATGCTGGCGGTGGGGGTAGCGCTGTTCTTTCGTTCAGTCGTGGATATCTGGCACACCTTCGGATCGATTGGAACCCCTGCGTTGTTAGTGCCGGTCTTTTCCTCGTTCGTAGGTAGCCGAAGGCTCCCAGCTATGTGGGCGTTTATTTCGATTCTAACAAGTGGATCGCTCTCAGCGGTGTGGTTGGCGGCGAAGTATTTTCGAGAAGATGGCTCCTATTGGTTCGGGGTGGAACCGATCTTTCCGGGGTTGATTCTTTCGATAGTGTTGTTTCTGACGCTGGCGAAAGATCGGAGTATGCCTTGA